A DNA window from Clavibacter sepedonicus contains the following coding sequences:
- a CDS encoding PTS sugar transporter subunit IIB: protein MTGRILVVCGSGASSTFLAQRLRALAEADGLEIEAVAGSIAQVRVDAAGMDVVLLGAHLADRLDAVREAAADEGATAVLLDADAARPEGARAALDRAVAAMRQGARSLRLAPGLHGRPVGGSPPGA, encoded by the coding sequence ATGACCGGGAGGATCCTCGTCGTCTGCGGCTCCGGCGCATCCAGCACGTTCCTCGCCCAGCGGCTCCGCGCGCTCGCGGAGGCGGACGGGCTCGAGATCGAGGCCGTCGCCGGATCCATCGCCCAGGTGCGCGTCGACGCCGCGGGAATGGACGTCGTCCTCCTCGGGGCCCACCTCGCCGACCGCCTCGACGCCGTGCGCGAGGCCGCCGCCGACGAGGGCGCGACCGCCGTGCTCCTCGACGCCGACGCCGCGCGTCCCGAGGGCGCGCGTGCCGCGCTCGACCGGGCCGTCGCCGCCATGCGCCAGGGCGCCCGCTCGCTCCGCCTGGCCCCGGGGCTGCACGGGCGTCCCGTCGGCGGATCCCCGCCCGGCGCCTGA
- a CDS encoding mannitol-1-phosphate 5-dehydrogenase: MKAVHFGAGNIGRGFVGLILHEAGYEVVFADVNAELIGHLASADSYRVTEVGPHARDWTVTGFRAIDSAADGEALIAEIATADVVTTAVGPNILRFVAPAIAAGLRARSADLGPVAVMACENAINATDTLRDEIAKALGDETDALGRAVFANTAVDRIVPNQDPAAGLDVTVEDFSEWVVERTPFGDAVPDIAGATFVDDLAPYIERKLFTVNTGHATVAYHGYARGAVSQSDAMAIPEVADEVRQVLEETSALLVAKHGLDESEQAAYREKNLARFANAALADTVERVGRQPLRKLSREERFVGPASQLAERGLPHDALVRAVGQALRFDPAGDPQALELQGLLATDTAADLVRRVTGLDDQHPLTPDLVAVVDAAQADRRSAPRHRA; the protein is encoded by the coding sequence GTGAAGGCCGTCCACTTCGGCGCCGGCAACATCGGCCGCGGCTTCGTCGGGCTGATCCTGCACGAGGCCGGCTACGAGGTCGTCTTCGCCGACGTCAACGCCGAGCTCATCGGGCACCTGGCGTCCGCCGACTCCTACCGCGTCACCGAGGTCGGCCCGCACGCCCGCGACTGGACGGTCACGGGCTTCCGGGCGATCGACAGCGCGGCGGACGGCGAGGCGCTCATCGCGGAGATCGCGACCGCCGACGTCGTGACCACGGCGGTGGGCCCGAACATCCTCCGCTTCGTCGCCCCCGCGATCGCCGCCGGCCTCCGCGCGCGCTCCGCGGATCTCGGTCCCGTCGCCGTGATGGCCTGCGAGAACGCGATCAACGCGACCGACACCCTGCGCGACGAGATCGCGAAGGCCCTCGGCGACGAGACCGACGCCCTCGGACGCGCGGTCTTCGCCAATACGGCCGTCGACCGCATCGTGCCGAACCAGGATCCCGCTGCGGGCCTCGACGTCACCGTCGAGGACTTCTCGGAGTGGGTCGTGGAGCGCACGCCGTTCGGCGACGCCGTTCCCGATATCGCGGGCGCCACGTTCGTCGACGACCTCGCGCCCTACATCGAGCGGAAGCTCTTCACGGTGAACACGGGGCACGCCACCGTCGCGTACCACGGCTACGCGCGCGGCGCCGTGAGCCAGTCGGACGCGATGGCGATCCCCGAGGTCGCCGACGAGGTGCGCCAGGTGCTCGAGGAGACGAGCGCGCTGCTCGTCGCCAAGCACGGGCTGGACGAGTCCGAGCAGGCGGCGTACCGCGAGAAGAACCTCGCGCGCTTCGCCAACGCGGCGCTCGCCGACACCGTCGAGCGCGTCGGCCGCCAGCCCCTGCGCAAGCTCTCGCGCGAGGAGCGCTTCGTCGGCCCCGCGTCGCAGCTCGCCGAGCGCGGGCTCCCGCACGACGCGCTCGTGCGCGCCGTCGGCCAGGCGCTCCGGTTCGACCCCGCGGGCGACCCGCAGGCGCTCGAGCTGCAGGGGCTCCTCGCGACGGACACGGCTGCCGACCTCGTCCGCCGCGTGACGGGCCTCGACGACCAGCACCCGCTGACGCCCGATCTCGTCGCCGTCGTCGACGCGGCGCAGGCCGACCGCCGCAGCGCACCGCGCCACCGCGCGTAG
- a CDS encoding HPr family phosphocarrier protein: MAERTVTIASSHGLHARPASLFTQAAAKAGIPVQLAKGDRSVNAASILGVISLGVDTGDEVVVSAEGENAEQVVTDLATLLESDLDAA, translated from the coding sequence ATGGCAGAACGCACCGTCACCATCGCCTCGTCGCACGGGCTGCACGCCCGCCCCGCCTCGCTGTTCACGCAGGCCGCCGCGAAGGCCGGGATCCCCGTGCAGCTCGCCAAGGGCGACCGCAGCGTCAACGCCGCGAGCATCCTGGGCGTGATCTCCCTGGGCGTCGACACGGGCGACGAGGTCGTCGTCTCCGCCGAGGGCGAGAACGCCGAGCAGGTCGTCACCGACCTCGCCACGCTCCTCGAGTCGGACCTGGACGCCGCATGA
- a CDS encoding PTS mannitol transporter subunit IICB, giving the protein MTTTSPTRSTGQSVRLGVQKFGTFLSGMIMPNIAAFIAWGLLTALFIPTGYLPNADIATLIAPILFFMLPLLIANTGGRMVYDTRGGVVATIATMGVIVGTIGEPYYDGGSPMFLGAMITGPLAAYLLKVIERLWIDRIRPGFEMLVNNFSAGILGAVFAVGAYFGLTPVIRAITSVLGGGVGFLVDNNLLPLTSIVIEPAKVLFLNNAINQGILTPLGTAESLEKGKSILFLLEANPGPGLGVLLAFAIFGAGAARSTAPGAILIQFVGGIHEIYFPYVLSRPLLFLAVIAGGASGVATNVAFGSGLRAPASPGSIIAVLGQTASDSFLGVILSVIISASVTFVVAAVILRTGKKSDGDFGAAVQATQANKGKESSILSGLGAETGTAGTVGGLADGASSTGTDGGTATATRIQDIVFACDAGMGSSAMGASVLRNKMKKAGLTEVTVVNKAIAALDGTADLVITQRELTDRARQKSPSSEHVSVDNFMNSPRYDEIVELVRKQRSDS; this is encoded by the coding sequence ATGACGACGACGTCACCCACCCGCAGCACGGGACAGTCCGTGCGGCTCGGCGTGCAGAAGTTCGGCACGTTCCTCAGCGGCATGATCATGCCGAACATCGCGGCGTTCATCGCCTGGGGCCTGCTCACGGCCCTCTTCATCCCGACCGGCTACCTGCCGAACGCCGACATCGCGACCCTCATCGCGCCGATCCTGTTCTTCATGCTGCCGCTGCTCATCGCGAACACCGGCGGCCGCATGGTCTACGACACCCGCGGCGGCGTGGTCGCGACCATCGCCACCATGGGCGTCATCGTCGGCACGATCGGCGAGCCCTACTACGACGGCGGCAGCCCGATGTTCCTCGGCGCCATGATCACGGGCCCGCTCGCGGCGTACCTGCTCAAGGTCATCGAGCGGCTCTGGATCGACCGGATCCGCCCCGGCTTCGAGATGCTGGTCAACAACTTCTCCGCCGGCATCCTCGGCGCGGTCTTCGCGGTCGGCGCCTACTTCGGCCTCACGCCCGTCATCCGCGCGATCACGTCGGTCCTCGGCGGCGGCGTCGGCTTCCTCGTGGACAACAACCTGCTGCCCCTCACGAGCATCGTGATCGAGCCGGCCAAGGTCCTGTTCCTCAACAACGCCATCAACCAGGGCATCCTCACGCCGCTGGGCACCGCGGAGTCGCTCGAGAAGGGCAAGAGCATCCTGTTCCTGCTCGAGGCGAACCCCGGCCCCGGTCTCGGCGTGCTCCTCGCCTTCGCCATCTTCGGCGCGGGCGCGGCGCGCTCCACCGCTCCCGGCGCGATCCTCATCCAGTTCGTCGGCGGCATCCACGAGATCTACTTCCCGTACGTGCTCTCCAGGCCGCTCCTGTTCCTCGCGGTCATCGCGGGTGGCGCGTCCGGCGTCGCGACCAACGTCGCGTTCGGCTCGGGCCTCCGCGCACCGGCGTCGCCCGGCAGCATCATCGCCGTGCTCGGCCAGACTGCGAGCGACAGCTTCCTCGGCGTGATCCTCTCCGTGATCATCTCGGCCTCGGTCACCTTCGTCGTCGCGGCGGTCATCCTCCGCACCGGCAAGAAGAGCGACGGCGACTTCGGCGCCGCGGTCCAGGCCACGCAGGCCAACAAGGGCAAGGAGTCCTCGATCCTCTCGGGCCTCGGCGCCGAGACCGGCACCGCCGGCACGGTCGGCGGCCTCGCCGACGGCGCATCCAGCACGGGCACGGACGGCGGGACGGCCACGGCCACCCGCATCCAGGACATCGTGTTCGCCTGCGACGCCGGCATGGGCTCGTCCGCCATGGGCGCCTCGGTGCTCCGCAACAAGATGAAGAAGGCCGGCCTCACCGAGGTCACGGTCGTCAACAAGGCGATCGCCGCCCTCGACGGCACGGCCGACCTCGTGATCACGCAGCGCGAGCTCACCGACCGCGCCCGTCAGAAGAGCCCGTCGTCGGAGCACGTCTCCGTCGACAACTTCATGAACTCGCCGCGCTACGACGAGATCGTGGAGCTGGTCCGGAAGCAGCGCTCGGACAGCTGA
- the ptsP gene encoding phosphoenolpyruvate--protein phosphotransferase — MSSRTLNGIGIGRGSAVGPVIRMPDPLPEPADTPSTLTADEERIRVSASLAATAADIRIRGEKAGGAAKDVLEAQAFMAEDPTLVDDITARLATGRTAERAVHEAFAGFRDLLLSMGGYMGERATDLDDVSQRVVAHLQGVAAPGVPDPDHAFVLVARDLAPADTALLDLDKVLALITTDGGPTSHTAILAREKAIVAVVGVAEAKDLADGETVVVDALTGAVTVAPTPAEESAARDAIAARKARVDVPTGPGALSDGTTIPLLANLGSADGAADAVEKGAEGVGLFRTEFLFLDATSAPTVDEQREHYTRLLEAFPGKKVVVRALDAGADKPLSFLNDADEENPALGLRGLRALRANEQILRDQLTALAQADAATDADLWVMAPMVSTVEEARYFTALGRELGLTTVGVMVEVPSSALLADRILANADFASIGTNDLTQYTLAADRLLGSVAAFQDPWHPAVLRLVQEVGTAGRELGKPVGICGEAAADPLLAVVLVGLGATSLSMSPAALADVRAELALHTREEAEALAAVALAADSAVEARAAVTAASAPATV; from the coding sequence ATGAGCTCCCGCACCCTGAACGGCATCGGCATCGGCCGGGGATCCGCCGTCGGACCCGTCATCCGGATGCCCGACCCGCTGCCCGAGCCCGCCGACACCCCCAGCACCCTGACCGCCGACGAGGAGCGCATCCGCGTGAGCGCGTCGCTCGCCGCGACCGCCGCCGACATCCGCATCCGCGGGGAGAAGGCCGGCGGCGCCGCGAAGGACGTGCTCGAGGCGCAGGCGTTCATGGCCGAGGACCCCACGCTCGTCGACGACATCACCGCGCGCCTCGCCACCGGCCGCACCGCCGAGCGCGCCGTGCACGAGGCCTTCGCCGGATTCCGCGACCTGCTCCTCAGCATGGGCGGCTACATGGGCGAGCGCGCCACCGACCTCGACGACGTCTCCCAGCGCGTCGTCGCGCACCTGCAGGGCGTCGCCGCCCCCGGCGTGCCGGATCCCGACCACGCCTTCGTGCTCGTCGCCCGCGACCTCGCCCCCGCCGACACCGCGCTGCTCGACCTCGACAAGGTGCTCGCGCTCATCACGACCGACGGCGGCCCCACCTCGCACACGGCGATCCTCGCCCGCGAGAAGGCGATCGTCGCGGTCGTCGGCGTCGCAGAGGCGAAGGACCTCGCCGACGGGGAGACCGTCGTGGTCGACGCGCTCACGGGCGCCGTCACGGTCGCCCCGACGCCCGCGGAGGAGTCCGCCGCGCGCGACGCCATCGCGGCGAGGAAGGCGCGCGTCGACGTGCCCACCGGCCCCGGCGCGCTGTCCGACGGCACCACGATCCCGTTGCTCGCCAACCTCGGATCCGCCGACGGCGCGGCCGACGCGGTCGAGAAGGGCGCCGAGGGCGTCGGCCTCTTCCGCACCGAGTTCCTCTTCCTCGACGCCACGAGCGCGCCGACCGTCGACGAGCAGCGCGAGCACTACACGCGGCTCCTCGAGGCGTTCCCCGGCAAGAAGGTCGTCGTGCGCGCGCTCGACGCCGGCGCCGACAAGCCGCTGAGCTTCCTCAACGACGCCGACGAGGAGAACCCGGCCCTCGGGCTCCGCGGACTCCGCGCGCTGCGGGCCAACGAGCAGATCCTCCGCGACCAGCTCACCGCGCTCGCCCAGGCCGACGCCGCCACCGACGCCGACCTGTGGGTCATGGCGCCCATGGTCTCGACCGTCGAGGAGGCGCGCTACTTCACGGCGCTCGGCCGCGAGCTGGGCCTCACGACGGTCGGCGTGATGGTGGAGGTCCCGTCCTCCGCGCTCCTCGCCGACCGGATCCTCGCCAACGCCGACTTCGCGAGCATCGGCACCAACGACCTGACGCAGTACACGCTCGCGGCCGACCGGCTGCTGGGATCCGTGGCCGCCTTCCAGGACCCGTGGCACCCCGCCGTCCTCCGCCTCGTGCAGGAGGTCGGCACCGCGGGCCGCGAGCTCGGCAAGCCCGTCGGGATCTGCGGCGAGGCCGCGGCCGACCCGCTGCTCGCCGTCGTGCTCGTCGGCCTCGGCGCCACCAGCCTCTCGATGTCGCCCGCGGCCCTCGCCGACGTGCGCGCCGAGCTCGCCCTCCACACGCGCGAGGAGGCGGAGGCCCTGGCCGCCGTCGCCCTCGCCGCCGACAGCGCCGTCGAGGCGCGCGCCGCGGTCACCGCGGCATCGGCGCCCGCCACCGTCTGA
- the rpmJ gene encoding 50S ribosomal protein L36, whose product MKVNPSVKRICEKCKVIRRNGRVRVICENPRHKQVQG is encoded by the coding sequence ATGAAGGTCAATCCCAGCGTCAAGAGGATCTGCGAGAAGTGCAAGGTCATCCGACGCAACGGGCGCGTGCGCGTCATCTGCGAGAACCCGCGCCACAAGCAGGTCCAGGGCTAG
- the infA gene encoding translation initiation factor IF-1: MAKKDGVIEIEGGVVEALPNAMFRVELSNGHKVLAHISGKMRQHYIRILPEDRVIVELSPYDLTRGRIVYRYK; this comes from the coding sequence ATGGCCAAGAAAGACGGCGTCATCGAGATCGAAGGCGGAGTTGTCGAAGCTCTGCCGAACGCGATGTTCCGCGTTGAGCTGAGCAACGGGCACAAGGTCCTCGCCCACATCTCGGGCAAGATGCGTCAGCACTACATCCGCATCCTCCCCGAGGACCGCGTGATCGTGGAGCTGAGCCCGTACGACCTCACCCGCGGCCGAATCGTCTACCGCTACAAGTAG
- a CDS encoding PTS sugar transporter subunit IIA: MSNVLEPAQIRVGGIASSVEEAIAEAAGILVAAGAVTPEYQGYMLEREKSVSTYMGNLLAIPHGTNEGKDTILDSALSFVRYDAPIDWAGNEVRFVVGIAGKDGGHLEILSKIAIIFSDDDEVQKLLDAPDAEALYALLAEVNEA; this comes from the coding sequence ATGTCGAACGTCCTCGAACCCGCCCAGATCCGCGTCGGCGGCATCGCGTCCTCCGTCGAGGAGGCCATCGCCGAGGCGGCGGGCATCCTCGTCGCCGCGGGCGCCGTCACCCCCGAGTACCAGGGGTACATGCTCGAGCGCGAGAAGAGCGTCTCCACCTACATGGGCAACCTCCTCGCCATCCCGCACGGCACCAACGAGGGCAAGGACACGATCCTCGATTCGGCCCTCTCCTTCGTCCGCTACGACGCCCCCATCGACTGGGCGGGCAACGAGGTGCGCTTCGTCGTCGGCATCGCCGGCAAGGACGGCGGCCACCTCGAGATCCTCAGCAAGATCGCCATCATCTTCAGCGACGACGACGAGGTGCAGAAGCTCCTCGACGCCCCGGACGCCGAGGCGCTGTACGCCCTCCTGGCCGAGGTGAACGAGGCGTGA